The Trichocoleus sp. sequence ACTCCAAAACTGATTAAACGCCGCTTTAGAGGACTCAACATTCATCCGATCGCGCATCCGGTTTTTAATTCGCTCAAGCGTGCCGGACTTATTCGCGGTCTCAAACGGGTTTTCGTCGATCATCTCTGCACTCCGAGCTTGCAGATTTTGGAGAAGTTGAGCAGTTTGGGGAGACTGCAAGCCAGAAACAGCAACTTGATTTTCCAACGCAGTAACGGCTTGGAGGTATGCCTCGGTGGTGCGGTGTGGCTCAATGCCCTTGATGTGATAGCCATACCACTGTGTTAGAGATGGCAGATATCTGAGATAAAAATCGCGCCAGGGAACATAGCTCCGGTCAAATGCAACAAAGCCCAGGTTGAGCAGCACGATCGCTGCCATCAGCTTCTCAAACCATTTGTCTCTCGATCGTCGCTGAACTGAAGCGATCGGAGTTCGTCGGGAGTTTGCCCTGATTGCCATGAATTGCACCGCTCTTGAACGACAGCCTCTTTCCATTGTGCCTGGTTCTTTTCCCTTCCTGGGGCGGTTTTGCGCTTACGGTAAGATGTTCAAAGTACTTCATCTGCCTCTCAGATATGCAAGTTCGGATCGTTCCTTCCACAGGAGCCTACTGGCAGTGGCGCGGGCAATCAATTTATTACGTGAAAGCAGGGCAACGACACCCCGATCGTCCGCCTTTGCTGTTTGTGCATGGTTTTGGTGCATCTACAGATCACTGGCGCAAAAATGTTGCTGGACTCTGTAATGAGTTTGAAGTTTGGGCGATCGATATGCTGGGCTTTGGTCGGTCTGCCAAGCCAGATTGGGAATATAGTGCCGATCTCTGGCGCGACCAGCTCCATGACTTTATTACTCAGATAATCGGTCAGCCTGCAGTATTAGCAGGTAATTCTCTGGGAGGCTATGCTTCGCTCTGTATGGCAGCCCATCGTCCTCAGTCTGTAGCGGGGTTAATTCTGGTCAATCCGGCAGGTCCTTTCACAGAAACCCAATCTGTTAGTAAACCTGATCCATTTCGGGAAGTTTTCTTTAATCTGGCTCGAACCGTTTTGCTTCAGCCTTTGCCCAGTTTGCTGTTGTTTCAATATGTGCGGCAACGATCGCTGATTCGCCGGACTTTATCGCAGGTCTATCTTGATCAAAGTGCTGTTACTGATGAGCTAGTTGAAGACATTTACCGTCCGTCTTGTGATGAGGGAGCCGCGAGAGTGTTTGCGTCAGTGTTTAAGGCTCCTCCAGGCGCAAAAAATGATGTGCTGCTAGAGCAAATGAGTTGCCCGCTACTGATGCTTTGGGGTGAAGGCGATCCCTGGATGAACTCGCGCGATCGAGGCGCTAGATTCAGGCAGCATTACCCCAGTCTGACAGAATACTATCTGCAAGCCGGACATTGCCCCCATGATGAAGTGCCCGATCAAGTGAATGCCTTAATTCGCGATTGGGTGCTGAAGCAACCGTCTTCGATCGCTCGTTCTGCTTAACTCGTTCTGCTTAAACTGACGAGCTGATAGTTCTATTCAAAGTCCCTCAATTTTGAGGAATTTAAGGGGCAACATCTTCAAGCTCTAATCCAAAAACTTCTGTAACCTTCCCATCTATGGCAACCCTTCCATCTGCCGCTCAATCTGCTGCTTTGCCCAATCCTCGAACTTATGCCGTGATCGGGACAGGGGCACTTGGCGGGTTTTATGGGGCAAGGCTACAGCAGGCGGGACGTGAGGTTCATTTTTTGCTGCGGAGTGACTATGAGCAGGTGCGGCAATCTGGCTTGGTGGTGGAGTCGATCGATGGAGATTTCAAGCTGCCCCAGGTCAATGCTTACCGTGATGTGAGCGAAATGCCTGTTTGTGATGTCGTGATTGTTGCCCTTAAAACAACGCAAAATCATTCTCTCCCTCGGTTGCTGCCGCCGATCGTCAAACCGGGTGGCGTAGTGCTGGTCCTGCAAAATGGATTGGGCATTGAAGCAGACGTTGCCGAAATCGTGGGAGCCGATCGCGTTATGGGCGGCTTGTGCTTTCTTTGCTCCAACAAAGTTGCGCCGGGATGGATTCGGCATATTGACTACAAGCAAATTACGCTAGGCGACTATGCAGCAGGCTACCAACCTTGTGGCATCACAGAGCGAATGCAGCAGATCACTCATGACTTTGAGCAGGCAAGCATCCCGATCGAGCTTTCCGCTGATTTGTTTCTAGCGCGATGGAAAAAGCTGATGTGGAATATTCCGTTTAATGGGCTGTCTGTCGTTCTTGATGCCACAACTGATCAAATGATGGCAGATGAACAAACTCGCCTATTGTCAACGCTTTTGATGCAGGAAGTTCGAGCGGGGGCAACTGCCTGTACTCAAGCCTCATCTGCGTCAGAATCTCCCTCAACCGATCGCACCATTCCCGCCGACTTCATTCAAACGATGCTGGACTACACCGCTCAAATGAAACCCTACCGAACCAGCATGAAGCTCGACTATGACGATCGTCGTCCTTTAGAAGTTGAAGCAATTTTTGGCAATCCGCTTCGTATGGCACAGCAAGCCGGAGCTGAACTCCCTCGGGTGCAGATGCTCTATCAGCAGCTCAAATTTCTCGATGCCCAAAACCAGCAGCGAAAATAGCTTCTACCACTCTTCCTCGTCGATATCAAT is a genomic window containing:
- a CDS encoding alpha/beta fold hydrolase; translated protein: MQVRIVPSTGAYWQWRGQSIYYVKAGQRHPDRPPLLFVHGFGASTDHWRKNVAGLCNEFEVWAIDMLGFGRSAKPDWEYSADLWRDQLHDFITQIIGQPAVLAGNSLGGYASLCMAAHRPQSVAGLILVNPAGPFTETQSVSKPDPFREVFFNLARTVLLQPLPSLLLFQYVRQRSLIRRTLSQVYLDQSAVTDELVEDIYRPSCDEGAARVFASVFKAPPGAKNDVLLEQMSCPLLMLWGEGDPWMNSRDRGARFRQHYPSLTEYYLQAGHCPHDEVPDQVNALIRDWVLKQPSSIARSA
- a CDS encoding putative 2-dehydropantoate 2-reductase codes for the protein MATLPSAAQSAALPNPRTYAVIGTGALGGFYGARLQQAGREVHFLLRSDYEQVRQSGLVVESIDGDFKLPQVNAYRDVSEMPVCDVVIVALKTTQNHSLPRLLPPIVKPGGVVLVLQNGLGIEADVAEIVGADRVMGGLCFLCSNKVAPGWIRHIDYKQITLGDYAAGYQPCGITERMQQITHDFEQASIPIELSADLFLARWKKLMWNIPFNGLSVVLDATTDQMMADEQTRLLSTLLMQEVRAGATACTQASSASESPSTDRTIPADFIQTMLDYTAQMKPYRTSMKLDYDDRRPLEVEAIFGNPLRMAQQAGAELPRVQMLYQQLKFLDAQNQQRK